A segment of the Lodderomyces beijingensis strain CBS 14171 genome assembly, chromosome: 1 genome:
CTTCGAGTGTTTCTGGTTTTCGAATGTATAGGTTTCAGCACGTCCACATTCTCATTGTAATTTTCATTGTCATTTTCATCGGCACCACTATTGTCAtagtcattgtcattgtcgtTTCCAAACAAGGGGACTTTCTCTTTCAGACTTGCAGAATAGTGTCTACTTGCATCATCAGCCAACCCATGCGccagtttcaaaaactcgttGGTAACATGGGCAGCTTCCACCTTGCTTCTCCGGCTCTCCTTCGCTGCCTCATATTCAGCGTCGGAGCCACTCGCGACTTCTATCGGCTCACCAATAACCTCGGCTTTGACTTTTGTCCTTGACCTCATCGACCCATTTCGCTTCTTTTCCTGACTGCTAACGCGTCTAGACGATCTTCTCTTGAATATTGTTTCCTGCGTCCTTCGCAactcttcttgcttttccttttcctcctcctcctcctcctcttttcttgctgcttCTCGTcgttttttcaattcatcTTCAGCTTTGACGCGTTCCAACATCTCCTGTCTCAAGCGTTCGGCCTGcgccgctgctgcttctgctgcttGCTTTTGCTGCGCCTGGGATTTCTGATAAAAGTGGTAGTATGAGTAGCTTGAGGAATTTCCTCCATTCTGCgagttggtgtttgcaCTGGTCGATTTGGTCAGTTGAGACTGTCGACTATAAAACTCCGTGTGATACTGGGTAAACGGGTTCAAATGAGGGTTCTTTGCATAGTTGTAGGCAGACGTGAACggcgctgctgctgcaccaTGATGACTAtttgacgatgatgaagggCCGGTGCCAAGTTTCATTCTTGCCTCTTGATACGCTCTGATGATCTCATAAGCAGCACTGACCTCTTTAAACTTTTCATGAAGCTTGGGATCGGGTGTTTTATCGGGATGTAGCTTCAACGAAAGCTTCCGATACGCTCTCTTGATCTCGTCAAATGGCGTTGACGGTGTGACCCCTAGAGACGTGTAGTGAAACGCTGCAGGTAGGGAAGACATTCGGGATCACTAGCTTCCATGAgctatatctatatatacgTGTCTGGGTGTCTATCGATCATACAAATCAGAGTAGGATCgtggttcaacttgatgttgttggcatAGATGCCGTAGTAATCAGAGAGACCCgtattgttttttcaattttcaaacccCCATTACCCTCCACCGTTCACCAGATGAAAcaatacaaaaaaacagcaaaaccaccaccatcaccaccgccaGCAATCGAATAGGCTGCTAGATATGTGAGCTTCGAGAATATGCCATCTGGAGCCGACTCTcggggagggggggggggaaggaagaaaaaaaaatacatgCATTGAAATATGTACTTAGACTCAAGACAACTCGTAATCATCAATCTTGTTTCTATATTTAAGCAAGTTCCTCTTGATTTTGGAAGTATCGACCCAAGTCAAGTAATCCTCCAAGTTTCTCGTCACCAAGTACGCCGGATCTGTAATGACGTTGGGCCCTACCCGCACATGCCCCTGCTGGACAAATTTAACTGCGTCAGTTAGCGTCTCGGCCATTTTCAACCGACACATGACGACCCCGATTCGCCTCCGGCAAAATGCCGAGACCGTCACTttattttccaaatcgcTGATTTTCGACTTGGTCGCCAATACCCCCATGTTgtacaatttctccaacaagagCTGTTCGTGTTTGATGCGGAAGGGGTCAGTTGGTTTCAACATCGATAGTTTGTTCGCCAACTTCCGAATATCGCCGCATGTTCTATTGTACTTGTGGTAGTCTTCTCGGTTCTGGATATGGTAAGTTCGCATCACCTGAGTGTCGCGATGaccttggtcttgtttCCAGTCGAGGAAATCGACTTTTTTTAGAAGCTTCTGCTCGTGATGTTTCAAGTTTCTCACCATCTTGAAAACAAATATGTCTTTGGCGTTATCTCCTAACTCGTACTGCCTCCTCTAAACAGTTTATCCTGTGTCCTGAGAGCCCGGGATGAGATGAACCACGAGGTGATGATGCCAGTGGTGGCTTCCCTTTATGCAAAAAATTATCATGAAACCCCCATGTGGTAGCGCGGGGTCCTCTCAACCACAGtaccaaaatttttcaaaagactTCCACCTTGAAAAGAAGTCCACGTTGAACGTCCAGCATATAAACGGCCAGTGCGTAGGTCAAGAGATAGATATTGGAATGAGCGTTCTAAGGGGTTTAGGCCGTGTTCAGACACGTGGCTTTGCGTCCTCAACCGCAGCGTTATCAAACATCGGCAAGCAGCCAATCAAGCTTATCGAAGGCACATCCTTCGCCATAGAAACGATTCCGCCGGAATTCTGCAGATCATTCGCCAAGAGAGACAAGGTGTATACGCTAGGCAGACAGGTCATCATCAAAGGTCCATTGGGCACGATACGAACCGAGATTCCGCAGTTCTTGAAAGTCCGGCCCTCGGAAGACGACCCGAGTCTATTAACGGTCAAGGTCGAcaaaccaaccaacaaGCTACAGAAGCAATTCTGGGGCACCATGCGCTCGGCGATCCAGAACGCGGTGATCGGCACGTCCGAGGGCCACATGGCCATTGTCAAGTTTGTTGGAACCGGGTACAGAGCcatcttggagaaaaacGCCAAGGGCCAGGATGTCATTgcgttgaagttggggtTCCCATATACGCCAAAAGTCGTTATTCCCAAAGGGATCAAAGTCTCGAGCCCCAACCCTGCTCGATTGGTGATTGAAGGGTGCGACAAGCAGCAGGTGAAGTTGTTTGCTGCGGTGATTAGAGAATACAAGAAACCTGAGCCCTATAAAGGTAAGGGAATATTCGTGGACGACGAGACCATTGTGCTtaaggagaagaagatcaaGTAGGTGATGAACAAACCGACTTAGAACAACAATATCAACCTTACTGTATATACATATAAACCGCATAAACTGGTATAATTGGTGGATTTGATTGGATATAGGTTCCACGTTTGATCTCTCTGCGTGTTTGGCTGGACGTGCGACTCTTGcaagaattttttttcacaatttttcaccatcGATCTCTTCACCATTAaccaacatcaccaaccaccaaccaacaaacaacTCGAAAGCAAACGATGATGGGCCTATCGCAGTGGCTGCCGAGCCACATCTTGCCCGCAATACGCCAGCAGATAAGAACCGCCGCGCAAATCACCTCGATCCACGCCGTAACGTCCATCAGAACCACGCCTCCCTCAAAACAACACACAATCGAAGAAGCCAACAAGCGGAAACAACTCTTGGACAGACCCGGTTTGTTCGGAATCAAGCGCGGGATGATGACGTGGTTCACGCCCCAAGGGGAACAGCACGCCGCCACCGTGATTGAGGTTGACTCTGTTGAGATTTTGGGCCACAAGACCCGCGAGCAATGGGGTTACGACGCCAATATCGTGGGCACCATCGACAAGCTCAAGAACGTGGCGCAACCGCAATTGAAGATGTTTGAGGAGGCGGGCACGGCGcccaagttcaaattcgGCGAGTTTCGCGTGCGCGATGGGTCGGGGTTGATCCCCGTGGGGACGGAGTTGAAGGCGGACTATTTCGCGGTGGGCCAGTTGGTTGACATCAAGGGGATTACAAAGGGGAAAGGGTTCGCTGGTGTGATGAAGAGATGGGATTTCAAAGGTGGCAGGGCCTCGCATGGTGTTTCGAAGGCCCATAGGAAGCCGGGTGCCACCGGTGGTAATCAGAACCCAGGGCGGGTCTTCCCAGGTAAGAAGATGGCTGGGAGAATGGGAGGTAAGAACCTGACTGATTTCAATAAGGAGGTGTTGCACACCGATGCTGACGCGGGCATCTTGATTGTCAAAGGGTGCATTCCTGGGCCGAACAAGAGTATAGTGCGAGTCGCCGATGCTATCAAGCTCTATGGAAAACGTATCGGCCAGACATAATTGCACACCAGAGGAGAAGTCATCTTGTCGTTTTTTGTATATAGTAATACACAGTAGCTTACTAGTTGGAGTAAATTCATACCTTCAACCACTAGAATACACTCACCCAACCACCCGCACAAGTCCAACAAACAACTTCCATTCTTTCCATACTTTTTGAACGAGGTAAATCACCAGACTAACACActccaaaaaaatatttgaaaaaaatgaaaatgcaATGCTTGACGCTGCTCtagcgaaaaaaaacaaataaaaaaggTTTCCAAAAATTCTTTTCATATGATACACCATTTGACTGAACGGAAGACAAGTCCCGGATGGTTCTGGGAAAAGACAAGAACCATGTTCGATTGGATTTGATCTCCTGGcgatgaagaggaagaagaggaaaaagaggaaaaagagcgcatgcaaaattttttttgttgaagatttgtTTCCTTTTATACTCGCGCCGTGCTCTCTAGAGATTATGACCTCTTCATCTAGGCGATGATTATTCGCCTACATGATCAATACTCTAAACAAGTCCCCCTACCCTTTTTATTCTTAAACTTACAACTACAGCAACGGCAATAACAGCAACGACAACCGGAAATCCAATTTAGTCTACACCTTTTAtatttttctcttttttttttttcgtttctccttcttttcttcttttcttcaatcgTCATCCATTTCAGAAGGTCTGATTAACCCACCGACTTGTAAGTCTTGttctctttgctttttggcaacttccaatttctcaatCTCCTTATCTTCAGCAAACATGTAATCGGTCGGGTCGCCGCCAAACTGTTTCAACTGAACAAGGAAATCCCTCAAGGTTGCTTTGAATTTGTTCAAATCGTTGTAGTTTGAAGTTAGCACTTTAAGAAAACTGGACAATTGTTCCGGTTGTAAGTTATCAAACGCCGACGACAATAGCTGCGAGAGGTATTGCTTGAGGAAATCGGCATTCGAAGTTCCAGCGGGCGCTTGGTCTGGTGTATAAAGTGGGCTCTTGATGACGTTATCCTGCACCAAGTGGATCAATTGCGCCAATAGCTGCGCCTGGTATCTGAACCCCGCCTTGTGGTCGGGCTGGGTGAAGACGTAAAATGTATCGGACAAGATTTGGAAGTAAAAGTTATCGTAAAATGCCTTTGTAAAGGGCGTGTCTCCCAACAGCTCCAcgttttcaatcaagtccaacgtcAACGATAAGCCAttatcttcaacttctcggTTATTATGCTTGAAAGCCCATAATGCCGCGCTGATCAAGGATTGGAACGCATCGCCTGATAATTGCAACAACCCTTGGAAGGATCTAGCGTTGATCTCCTTCAATAGTTTGTAAAACTCTACCCTATGCTCAGGGTACTCAACAAAGTCATTCTTAATCATGTCCAAAGTGCATTCAAACACGCTCTGCAAGATGAGTACAACGCCATCGGGTATCAACCGGCCAACTTTGGCAGTCAACGCAGTTAAGCATCTCAAGACTTCGGCATCTCTGGCATCGGGAACGTTTGAGCTGTAATCTTCTAATACAGCACCAAACAAGGGCGTGGTCAAATCCCTCACCACTTCTTCCAAATTATCGGCTTGATTGATATATGTTTCAATCATCTTTAAGATTTCCTTCTTGATGGTACGCAATCCACGCACTTTTGGTGTCTTTGTAGCAATGATTCCTTCTTGTTCGACAGCCGTAGAGATCATCGAGGAAACAGCCTTGTATAGCGACAACATGTCCACGTACAAGCCGCCCAATTGCGAGTAGAAAGCAGGGCCCAAGGCCTTGCAAACGGCAACGTTGGTCTTGATAATATTGGCAATGATCTTGACTGTCTCTGTGTTTGTTAACAAGGCCGGATCTTGGCCTGCCTCTTGGATGATTGCCGTCCAAGCCATATTGGGCAAAGCCATCAACTCGCCAAGAAGTTTTTCGCGGGCCGCCTTGTCGGATTGAGCGCTCACGATTATGCCGCAAGCTTCGTAAAAAGTGTGCACTTGCTGCGGTTGCAAGTCTTCGGTGATGGATTGTATTTCTCTAATAATTTCATTGATAAATGGTTCGCGTTCAGCTGGCTGGGTTACAACAAAATGCTTCTTACATTTGATGGTAATTTTGATAAACGTGTCACAAGCCATATCTTGGACACCTTCATGGGTTTCGTGCATAAACTCAAAAAGTTTATTGACAacggttttcaaaaatttccaaTGTGCTTTTAAAAATCGGGGATACTGGCCAACAATGTACATTATATTCGAAGCAACAACTGCCTTGTTATCTTTGCCCCTCTTCATCTCGGTGAGGGAGAGCAAATCCTTGATGACATTGACCAAAAACCTCTTTTCCATATCCTCGTTCATGGCTCCTGAAATCGAGCCAATGGCCCAGCACAAGGTGTTGATATTTTGCCACGACCATTCGCTTTCATCGAGCTGTCTCGAtagtttttcaatcatGATTTGCTCGGTGTCAATGACATTCAAGTGGGTCAAGTAGACCAAAACTTCTCTCATCGACTTGTAGAGCTGGATGGTGTCACTTTCCTTCATCAACTCACGAACAATTTCACCTTCGTCATTCTCCACAATCAAGACTTCCTCTGGTCTTGCCATATTttcaatcaccaccaatctcaatctcgaTAATATCTCCGCGTATTGGTGTTGTCTTAGATTAGTGAATTTAGCAAGGATTGCTGGATCTGGAGCACCACCAGAGGAGCCGGGCCTTAAACTGTTTCCATAGGTCAACTGCATCATGGGACTCAACTCTTTGCTAGGCAAAtctcttgtttcttgaaaCAACAGGTAAACAAACACTTGCCACAAGTCTAGACACGTTTTGAACAATTCTCTTTCTTCGATTCTTGATAGTTGCAACAAGTAGTAGAAtgagttttgcaaaaggtCCTTGGCATCTGGATGTCTTTCCAAGATGCTCAAGTGATTGTTCAAATAGGAGCATAAAAACATGGCCAAATCTTGCAAAAAGGATTGGTCTGCCGACGAGGCCACTTTGTAACTTTCTTTCAAGTTGGTCGAGACGGGCACAATGGAGTAGATTTGGTCCATggcatttttgaaatatagCAAAGTTTTCTCATTTTCACCGGGCAAGGTATTGATCTCGGTCAAGCACTTCAACGCAATGGCCCTGGTGTCGACGGGCGCAAGAAACTTGGTCgacaacaagtccaacaagttggtttGATAGATGTAGTTTGACGGGATCCATTGGATGTATTTCAACAATGCGTTCAAGGTAGCAATGATCAAGGACGATTTCGACGTCTTGTCCAAGACTTCGTAGcacaacttgaaaattttttcaaactcattcTTCATGCTTATCCTCAATTGCTGGGTCTTGGCCTGGGTCAATTGGTCCTGACTATAGTCAAACACTTCTTCGCTCAATAGTTTCAAGATGATCATGTTGTTTTCGCACACGTTAAACGACGATCTTGAACTGGCCACAATCTCGGGAATAAACTCCGACCAGTTGTGGGGCCACTCCTGCTTCAAAATGGACACCAAGGTCAAGtcgatcttgttgatcaatgcTCGCTGCgtttcaaactcgctgTCGTTGTTGCACAACGAGATGATCATGTTGACAATAAAGTTTCTTATCCCGATCCTCTCATCCTCGGGGATGGTTTTCCACCTGTACTGGATCAATTTGTTCAAACACGACAAGGCGATATATTTCGACTGGCCGTTGTtcgagttggacaagataTTGTCGACAAACTTCCACGATTCCGGGTGTTCTTGGAAGGTATTTAGCACATGTTGCGCttgcttttggttttcGCCGGAGCCTTTGAAGAAGGCATCCACCGTCTGGTCAAAGAGGTTGATATCCAAATCAGTTGAGAAATCCAATATCGACTCCATTTTtacccaaaaaaaaagtctcaCGCCGTAAACCTCTCTACTACTAGTAGTTTTGTCTGGGGCAACGTCTCcttgagcttttcaaaaggGGGggtaaaagaaaattgaATAGATCTGGTGACGTGCTGATAGTGGAAaccaaaggaaaaaaaaaactctctctctgtctctctgtctctctgtCAGTAAAGGTACAAGGAGGGTGAGAAATGGGTGCGATGGGATTGCCCTTGCAAACTACAGTGGAGATATAAGGCGAAATCTAAAACTTGCAAATGTCAACGCCGATAAGTTCAGGGAGGCGGGATCTGGCAATGAGATTTGCCTCTATTGGTGGGTGTGTTTTAGTCTAGTTACTGGTGTGTGGGGGGGCCCTCCAGTTGGCGGTTGTCAGTTTGCTGAAGAGGGcctcttttttctcccccTTCCTCTCGCCTCTCGACTGCTGCCAGGTAAAGGAAAATGGCCTACTAtttgccaccaccaagcagGGCGCGAGCCAGCTACAAGGACCGGGAAACAAGTAGAGGTTCTACCAGTAGACGTTCACGTGAGTTGGCAGGAATGTTGCTTCTTCCGGGGTGGGAACAAGCTAAGACGCGTAGCCGTAGAAGTTGCCACTGCTGTCGACAGCGAATATTGGTTgggagtttgaaaaagagttttgcaaccaaattgTGCCAGCTTGGTTCAAAATGCATCCAAAAAACACTCTCCACCTCCTTGCGTTTGTAAGAACGCCATGGTTGAGTCCGTAGACCAGTCAAACCACAGTTGGTTAGCACTAAGGACGGATAGCGTAGACACAATACACCAGGAAATCGCCGAATTTACAACGCAAGCAGTGCACACTCCACTTCACGTtattggtgctggtgcaaCCCAATTGGCAAGTCTTGAATTTATACGTATTCACTATTTACTATTTACTATATTCTATATATTGTGTTCTAGGGGGACCCCGCAGCCTACGGCTCGAGATGAAGATCCTGCAGAGCTGCAAGGAGATTGCCGTGGAGAAAGTTGTTTGCGCGGTGGATGCGATCAATTTGCCGAGGGAGAAACTTGCATTCTTGATCTGGAGCTTACCTGGCTGCTTGGACACGATGATTGCCGCTGCCGATAGAGACGGAGACGGAGATTTACGTGGAATTGATGCTGCGTTCCAGGAGCTTGTCAACAAAACAGGTGCTCTCAGCAAGTTTCGATAATAAAAATGCTATATATATTGACTACTTATCATTACtttccctctttttttccctcttttttgctcttcgtTGATGCCAGTTTACTTTGTAGCAAAAGCAACACCCTTTTCAATgtttttgctcaattggtcaatggcaacttgcaacaacttcttctcATCGTCGTTAACCTCGTTCAAGATATCGTACTTGACCTCTTCGATACCGTCCTTGCCCAAGACAACCggcaaggagaaaaagtccaaaCCGTTGACCAATGTCTTGGCCTCGGCAGCACCTTTAATCTtggagtccaagttcaagtagGTGCATTCGACAATGCCGGTTTCACCGCTAACGGCCTTCAAGATTTGCTCAGCCAATCTGTAACCGGCATAAGCCATGGACAAGGTGGCGGAGCCAGCACCATTCTTGGCCTGGACAACTTCGTCGCCACCAAATTGGACTCTGTGGATCAAGGCCTTCTTTTGCTCCTCGTTCAACTCACCGTAGTACTTTTTGGTGGAGCCAAGCGAGTACAAGGGCACAATGGTTTCGCCAGAGTGGCCACCAACCACGCGCACGTTAAAGTCCGAGGGCTTGGTGTCCTGGGGGAACAACTGCGAGATAAAAGTGTTGGCTCTGACAATGTCCAAAGTAGTGACACCAAACAATCTCGAGGGGTCATAGACACCCTTCTTCTTTAAAGTTTCCGCAAAAATGGGCACAGTTGAGTTGACGGGGTTGGAAATCACCAAGACAAACGCTTTTGGGCTGTTTTCAGCAATGCCCTCGGCCAAGCCTTGACAGATGGAGGCATTgatgttgaacaagtcgtcTCTGGTCATGCCTGGTTTTCTTGGAACACCAGCGGGGATAATGACAATGTCGGAGCCTTTCAAAGCGGCAGCCAAAGCAGTCTTGTCTTCTTTGGACGAGGGCAAGTACGACTGCGTCTTGGAGTCAGAGTTGATGTGGCCCAAGTCGGCGCCAACACCTGGCACATTGACGACATCAAACAAGGCCAAttcgtcgactttggcgttcaacttgaccaacaaggacaaagGCTGGCCAATCCCACCAGCGGCACCTAAAACTGCAACTTTAACCATTGTGtgttgagcaaaaaaaaaaatgaaatatGAATATAGAAATAGAATACGAGCTCAATTGACTTTTTATCGAAAAAGTTTTGCTTCGCTTCGTGATAGTAGTATAGCTCAAAATTGGCTGTCGAGAGGGAGAAAAAGTGGGCGAGGTTGTGGGCCCCCTTTTATACAAATCCCCAAACTTAGCAAAAATAGTGCCAGGAGAGTGTACCCTGAGGTTGAACAACATGTGGGAAATTATTCACCGCTTCCCCATATTTTGCACCCGTATGCACGACCCCGGTGCGTCTGCCAATTGTTGCCAACGGAAAGGGAAAGGTGCGGTGCGGTGCGGTGGCTCCGTGATTCGCCGGCAGCagcctccttctttttccggGGTCAACGCACGTGACGCGCACACCACCGGGACTTGTCTCTGGCGCCAAAAGTGTCAAACCTCGGCACACGCTGtgttctttcttcttgtctgGAATTCTTGTTTCGACGTTTGCCATGAAACAAACCGGGGGATGTCTCTTTTTCGTAGCCTTGTTTTGTCTCTCAAGCAGTCGAGCTGGCTCCACTGCTTGAGGGAGCTAGCTCAATTGTCATGGGCCCAATGTATACTGCAATCTCACTCTTGCTTGCAAAATTGGCGCTGGTGTGTGCACGTGACATAGACTTTGCACATATCCACTttgttgcaacaacaaccgcaaATAACCAGCTGGTGCGTCCACTGTGGTAAAACACGAggaacaagatcttgagcCACTGACACGCtcaaactttgaaaaaagtagaaggaaaaagagagaaaacaaacacTTGTATCCTCTGGAGGTAAAAAGAGAGCAAAGTACAGATAGAACGGATGCAACTTGTCTCGACCCCAAGTGGGAAGAATGGCCGTCTACAACAATTGGTGGCTTGTCAATCCACCTCAGACGTAGAGCTTAGGGCCTTGCGGTCCTCGTGGCCATTCTCGTGgtccaccaccagctcttctttctcctcctaAAGTGACTGTGTTTCTGCTGCAAACGCGAATACTTAGCTATCAGTTCCAAAGAATACCCTGTCCTCATGAGCTCCAAGAAGACACGAAGGCCTGTTGGTggatatttttttttgctttgttttttggcTTGTCGCttcatcttgtttcttttcgaGGCGAGGTTGCCGTGACCAGTAACTGCTGCTACTGTCACCGCTACTGTCACTGCTCTGCACAGCTTTGTATAACGGAGACCTGTCTGCCTCCGACTG
Coding sequences within it:
- a CDS encoding mitochondrial 54S ribosomal protein uL6m — protein: MSVLRGLGRVQTRGFASSTAALSNIGKQPIKLIEGTSFAIETIPPEFCRSFAKRDKVYTLGRQVIIKGPLGTIRTEIPQFLKVRPSEDDPSLLTVKVDKPTNKLQKQFWGTMRSAIQNAVIGTSEGHMAIVKFVGTGYRAILEKNAKGQDVIALKLGFPYTPKVVIPKGIKVSSPNPARLVIEGCDKQQVKLFAAVIREYKKPEPYKGKGIFVDDETIVLKEKKIK
- a CDS encoding mitochondrial 54S ribosomal protein uL3m; translated protein: MMGLSQWSPSHILPAIRQQIRTAAQITSIHAVTSIRTTPPSKQHTIEEANKRKQLLDRPGLFGIKRGMMTWFTPQGEQHAATVIEVDSVEILGHKTREQWGYDANIVGTIDKLKNVAQPQLKMFEEAGTAPKFKFGEFRVRDGSGLIPVGTELKADYFAVGQLVDIKGITKGKGFAGVMKRWDFKGGRASHGVSKAHRKPGATGGNQNPGRVFPGKKMAGRMGGKNSTDFNKEVLHTDADAGILIVKGCIPGPNKSIVRVADAIKLYGKRIGQT